The following is a genomic window from Chitinivibrionales bacterium.
TGCAAACAGAACGCCCGCCTTCGGCAGCAGCCCTGGCCGCCATCGAACCGGCCGGCCCCGCCCCAACAACAAGTATATCATATTTTTTCATATTTTATAAACATCCTGTGAAAAATTCCGCCCCACAGTCTTAAACCAAAAGCATTACTCCGGCTTTTCGCAACTCAATGCTCCCAACGGACATATTTTTACACACCTTCCGCAGGAAGTGCACCTGGTTTCATCACACGAAAGCTCTCCGATGATCAGCAAGGCGTCTTCAGGACATATCCTGATACATGTACCACAGACATCACAAACATTTTTTTTAACTTTTATCATTTTTTTTGATATCCCGGATCAATTTTTCGGCGTCCTTTCTTATTTCCTGCACCCGGGGATCATCCCACGAGTCTGCTTCCTTAAGAATTTCTCTGCACACCTGCATCGATTCGTCGTACTTTTTGTCGAGAAAAAGCATATGCGCCTGTTTGCTTTTTCCCGATAACACACTCCGTCCTGCATTAGGAATCGAACTGTATAATTCGCATAACCGCCGATAAACCTGTGCAGCTTTGCTGTATTGCTCCTGCATATGAAAATATTTCGCCTTGCTCCAGAGGATATATCTGCTGGTGGGATAGTTAGTCTCAAGTGATCGTATCAGTTTCCAGCTCTTGCCATACATTTTTTCGGTTATATAAATATCCACCAGGACAAGATCGGCTCCTAATGAAGATATCTGAGAATTATCACTTGCATTCTCAAGTTGTTTAATACCCTCTTCCTTTGATCCCGGGAACCAGAACAACACCCACCATAACTGTTTTCGTAATTCACCTTTGGCATAGTCGTAAAGTCCCAGGTAAAGATCGGCGTCACTGTTATCCGGATCCATTTCTTTGGCTTCTTTAAGGTCTCGAATCGCTTCCAGCCCAACATGGACACCCGCTCCGTATTCTTTATTACGAAGGCAGTAGGCAGAATAGGTTGCTTTGGTAAAGCCGCGTAGAGTTTTACTGTATGAGGTTGTATCCTTTTTCTGCTCCATTTCCGAAATCAACTTCAACGTTTTATTGTAAGATTGCAAAAATCCGGCAGAATCGGTCCGGCGATCAAGATCGAGGTCCTGTAGACCGATACCGTACATATGCAAAAAAGGACCCAGAGGGTCATCGGGAGCATGGTTTGACATAGAATCGATCTGGGCAAAAGCCTTTTTGAACCGGCAGGCTATCAGTTTCTCGATAACGGTGTTGGCGCACTTCTTTTTCGATTCCGGAAGGGTGAATCCGTAGCTCAGTGTTATTCCGAGCAGCAGGAGTATCAAAAATTTATTCATTGATCGAATCCGCGGGTAGCAGTGATGGATACCGTACTTTATGTCGAATAGAAAAATACAGCCTGGTAGCAATAAAAATCGTAATACCACTCAAACCAAAGACAGGGAAGAGTACTCCGGCAGCGGCCATCATAAGCCCACCGTTGACTTTATAGGTAGCTTCCGTAACCGCCCGAGTCTTTACAAAAAAATAATAAATGGAAAGAGGCAAACTGATTGCAGTAATAATAAGAACAAACAGATCCTTCACAAAAAATGCCGAGACTCCTGCTCCTGCAAGCAAAAGTGTTGCTAAAAGATGTGCTCTATGGTCTCCAAGGTATACCGCCGTTGTGATTTTTCCACATTCTTTATCGCCCGGGATATCCGAAAGTGTCGAGCTTATGGAACCCGAACACATAAGGAGAAAATAGGGAAAGCAATTAATGAGGTAGTCCTCGAAGACTAACTGATTATTCGGCAAAGCAAGTATCCACCCCACCCCAAAGGCGACAACGCCATATCCGAGGGCATTGCTGAGAAAATCGGCCAGAGGTCTTCCTGAAAAATAAAAAGGGCGAAAACTGTACACTATTCCGAGAATGCCTGCGAGAAGGGAAAAGTAGACCAGGCGGGGGTCTCCCCAGAAAAAAATAATCGCTATCGATAGTCCCCAGAAAACCGATGCAATAAGGAATGCGTCCTGTTTTGAAAAACCGGTATTAATTAAGAGTGGAAAACCGTCATTCTCCCTGTCGACTTCATAATCTGCAATCTGATTGAAAACAAATACCGCAGCCACCGAAAAGGAAAAGACAATCATCCAGAAAAAGCTGCTGAAATGTGCCGACTGCCACAAGGATGATAATGGTACAGAGCGATAATAAAAAAAGCATCGACAATACCCCAGAACCGAAAATCCCCATACGGTGACCAGGACTACCGGTCGGGTGATAAAGAGCGCATCGATAAGTTTTACCCCGAAATTCATATGATCATCTGTTCGGAGGAGTGCTATTGTGCCTTGAATGTAGGATAGTTGATACCCATCCTGAGATGGTAATAAAGCTTGCTTCCAAAGAATGTTACAACAATAAGAGCTCCGTATAACGGAATATAAAATACCACAAAAGCCGACAATAAAAATACCGGCCATTTAAAGGCCTTGAAAGCCATGCTTCTGTTGGTGGAAACAATGAGATATATAAACAACACCAGACTTACTACCGCAGGAACAATCATTACCCATGGATTATACTGTAGAAAGAAACAAAAGACAAGGGCAAGAGCACAGAAAACAGTTGCGGCAATTGCGGTCTTTTTTTCTCCATAGGCAACACAAAATGTTTTTTTACCGGTGGCTTTATCTCCCGATGCATCGGGGATAGTAGTGGTGACAAAGATTGCCGCATTCGCAAAACCGGCGGAAAAGGACGCTAAAAGCCCTTGTATCCAGAGGTTAGAATTAATGGGTGGTATGGATGGAATCTTTACAACAAGATTCTGATCGTATTGCGCGGCATACCATCCAACAAGATAGGTCAACACACCATGTCCCAAAAAGCACGCTATCGTCCCTCCCCATGCCCTGTTTTTCAGGCTTGCCGGCGGGAGATCGTATAAATAGCCGAGTACGAGGCCGGCGGCAAATAACAGAAACATTATCAGATCAAAATAAAAGGACACAAACAAACCGGTCAGCGCGCAAACAGCGGCCAGGACCCACGCGGTTCGGACTGACACTAATCCGTAGGGAAGAATAAACAGTTTTTTATTGATTCTGTCACTTTCGATATCTGCAATCTGATTAACCACATATATCCAGGCAACAACGAGTGAAAATCCGAAAAGGGCCAGCCAGAGTCGGGCTTCTGAATAAAGAAGAGAACCGTTACCGGAAAAAATCCCACCAAGATGGGCATGCTCATTTCCGGTAATCCACCCCAGAATCAGTATTGTCCATACAGGTGCAAGTAAGGGAATTCGTAGCAGGAAAAAACAATCG
Proteins encoded in this region:
- a CDS encoding ferredoxin, with the translated sequence MIKVKKNVCDVCGTCIRICPEDALLIIGELSCDETRCTSCGRCVKICPLGALSCEKPE